The Ziziphus jujuba cultivar Dongzao chromosome 5, ASM3175591v1 genome segment GGCCTAGCAGCGATGCTTGGTCTCATAGCCTTTGCGCTTTTGATCTTGGCTTGCTCTTATTGGAGAATTTCAGGGCAATTGGATGACAGAGAAGGGGGACAGAGAGACATAGAGAGCGGGGAAGAGAACGATGGGGAATCTAGTAAAGCTGCGAAGGTTTACGAGGAGAAATTTATGGTCATAATGGCAGGGGACGAGAAACCCACGTTCTTAGCCACCCCTGTTTGCGCCAAAATTTCTTCTTTCGATGATGAAGGGAAGGGGAAGGACGAGAACAATGAGGGAGAGAATGGATTTGATAAGACAGAGAATTCCGAGAAAGTGAACATCGACAATGATCAGAACACTGAACAAGAAGCAAAACGGTGATCATCACACCCAAGAGAACCAGTTAGCAGCCCAAGATCAAAACCAGTGAGCTAGCTGATTTTCTTTGTTCATATTTTGGCacagttgagagagagagagagagagagagatctagAGGGAGTTTTCTATATTTCGACTTATTAAGAACTTTGTCAGTTTTGGGATTTtgagtcttctttttttttttttttttttcttcttttttttttggcttttttattCGGGAAATGTAAATTTCGCAGAGATTAAATAGACGATGAGATAAGTATCTCAACTTTGCAGTGGTAATTACAgcaaaattaaacaagaaatgaAACGACTGCCATTTCGTTTGGTTTTGCTGCTTATTGTTAATGTTTTTCCATGCAGTATTTATTTACAGCTGGCTACACCATGTTTTGTCTGTGTAATTATGCAAAACTGCCGCAGAATAT includes the following:
- the LOC107419918 gene encoding protein GLUTAMINE DUMPER 5 codes for the protein MRTIPDVSTTPTTSIPPPIPSAAQRSPWHSPIPYLFGGLAAMLGLIAFALLILACSYWRISGQLDDREGGQRDIESGEENDGESSKAAKVYEEKFMVIMAGDEKPTFLATPVCAKISSFDDEGKGKDENNEGENGFDKTENSEKVNIDNDQNTEQEAKR